In Spirosoma pollinicola, the genomic window TGTATACACCGAGAACCTGGAGTACTTCACGGACAAGGCGTGGGAGAATAACAAGTTTCCGTTCGTTGTAAAAATTGTTGGTGATACGCTCGTTCAAAAAGGAGTTGAAAAAGTAGAGAAGTTAGGCATTGACCGAATAATAATTGAGAAGTATAAACGCGTGACGGACTAACGTTAGCCTTTCGGAAGTGCCCATTTGTCGTTCACTAAAACACCAAACAGCCGTGGAAGAAAATAAAGTTGATCGAAGAAAATTCGTTAGTGATTTAGCCCTGTACACCATCGGCGCTGGTGCGTTGGCGGTGCCAAAGCCCGGCTTTTCGGCTCCAGTCGTATATGCCGGAAATATCAATCACATTGGTCCACAGGCAGGCTTTAGTCCGCAAATTGGTACGTTGATTTCTATGCTGGATTGGGTAACGAACAGCGTTATCAACTACAATTCCAAACTGACTGTGGAGCAGTTGGATTATTTGCACGATAAAGAGTCCAACACCATTGGTTCGCTGATGCTTCATCTGGCGGCTACGGAAGTCGTTTATCAGGACCTTACATTCCATAACCTTCCGGATTTTTCGCCCGCCAACAAAGACAAATGGGAGGTAGCGATGAAACTGGAAGATAAAGCTCGTGAGCAGATAAAAGGCAACCCGTTGAGCTACTATAAAGACGCGTTTGCCGAAGTCCGCGCAACGACCAAAGCGGAAATGAAAAAGCGGGACGACGCCTGGCTGTTATCGGGTGAAACCAAAGACTGGGACTGGAACAATTACTGCAAGTGGTTTCACGTAACGGAGCATTACGCCAACCACCGGGGGCAAATGACCTGGTACGCCAAGCGGATACCCAAGTGAATGAAAAGGACATGAAGCAAGAATTAGCCCTACGCATACAGCTAGAAAACCCACCCGCAGACGTCGATTTTAGCCTTCAGAAAGGGAGTGGAACGAACTATACTATCCTTCAGAAACAAAGGTCTGGTACGCAGGCTTTAGTATTCGAGTGTACAGTTGCTGTAAAATTGGGCGCTGATAACCAGCCCGATTTCGCTGGAGTTGTCGTTCAGGGAACCCCAGCGAATCGGTTTATTTATATCAACATCGGGAAAAGTGCCGGACAGTTCGACTCTATCTGGAGTCGTCGGTTAAAGATTCCGCTAAAAGGGATTACGACCGAAATGATTGAGGAGACTACGGACGATTCGTCTCTGGTTTTGGAGACGAAAGTTCCGGGAACAGGAAAGGATGGGGGACCAGCCTGTGGAACCGTGAAGCCGTTCAACGGATGGTATCTCGCTGCGAATACTTCATCTACTTCTTCAACAGTTCCTTAAACGCCTTTAGCCGCACTACCTATTCCCGAACGTGAATGGTACTTTCACGGAGCCGTAAGAATGTGCCGTTCCGACTGGAGAAATCCGCTCTGATTTCGGCTGCCAGTGAGAGAGCGATTTCTTCGGGCGACACGGCCCCAATATCCAGGCCCACCGGTGCGTGGATGCGGGAAAAGTCGGCGTCGTCAATGGGGTTGCCTTCATCAGCTAGTTCAGCCCAGATGCGTTCCGAGCGGACACGCGGCCCCAACATGCCAATGTAAGGGGCGTTAGTGGACAGAACTTTCGGTAAGTTTTGCTTATCACTTTTGTAGTCGTGTGTCATCAAGACAACGGCCGTATGGGCATCGAAAAGAATAGTTGAGAAGTTTTCGGGGAGAACGATTTCATCCACGAGAGCCACAATTTTTTTGTTGACCTTCAGCGGATTCGCAACCACGGTTACCCGCCAGCCAAGTTCTTTAACCAGGCGCGTGAGCGGGTAAACGTCATATTGATGTCCCCACAGCACCAGATGAATTTCGGGAGATAGTATCTCAATAAATACGTCCAGTTCCTGTCCGTCCGGGCTGTCAAACCGGTAGGGGGCAGAAACCCCTTTTGTGATGCGTGCCTGTATTTTTTCGTCCAGCTGCGCCTGCAAAGTTGCGTGGTCAAGCACGTCGAGGCTGGCAGAATTGGTATATCGTATTACTTCACCTTCTTTAATGGAAGGCCAGTTCCCTTCCAGACCGGTAATGGTAATGAGGACATGCGTTTGGCGACGTTCGTTCATGCAGTTTTTGAGTACTTCGACAGGGTTCTTTTTATCGGTAAAATCAAGGGGTGTAAACAGTACGTCGATGATGCCATTACACCCTAAGCCAACGCCTATCTGGTGTTCATCGTCGGTAGTGGTATCGTACGTGATTTTAGACGGAGAGGCTTTCGCAATGGCCAATCGGGCGCGTTTAAGGGCATCGCCTTCCAGGCAACCCCCGCTAATACCGCCAATCCACAGCCCGTCGCTCATGACCAGCATTCGCGCACCCGTGCGCCGATACGAGGAACCTTCTACCCGCACCACCGTCGCTAAAGCGGCCTGCGTAGCGTGACGATCCAGGTGATCATAGCCGTCGATAATTGCTTTAATCTCTTTCATTTATGAATAAATATATCGGAATCTGCCCCGAATGTGACGGCTGCTACGTCACAGCATACATATACGTTTGGTCTTTATACGTAACGACATGTTCGGGGCGGTCTTATCCACTGGAATAAAACAAACAGAATTTAGGGCCAAATTGTCTTATCCATCGCTATTTTCCGGCAAATTGGTTGGCTTCTGGTTGTCAGTGAAGCCTGTTTACAACTGAAACGATGTGCCGGATAGCGGCTTCGACTTCCGCTTCGGTAGTGAACCGGCCTAAGCTGAACCGTAGCGAACTGTACGCTAAATCGTCTGACAGCCCCATCGCTTTCAGCACGTGCGATGGATCGGTAGACGCCGACGTGCAGGCCGAGCCGTTCGAGACCGCAAGCTCGTTTAATGATAGTAGTAATAACTCACCATCCAGCCCCGCAAAGCAGATGTTTGTCGTATTTGGCAGGCGAAACTGACGACTTCCATTAACCGTCGCGTTGGGCAACTGAGCCAGAATCCCGGCTTCGAGCTGATCGCGCAGGGCCGAAATACGGCTTGCTTCATTTGTCAACTGGAGCTGGCATAGACGGGCCGCTTCGCCAATACCCACAATGCCCGGCACATTGAGTGTTCCGGAACGTCGACCCCGTTCATGCCGTCCACCATCCTGCTGGGCTGTTAGCATGGTGGACTTGCGAACTACCAGTGCGCCAACGCCTTTTGGGCCATAGAATTTGTGGCCCGACAGGCTCAGCAAATCAATGGGGCTACTGGCAAACGAAAGGGGGATTTTGCCGACGGCCTGGGTAGCATCGGTATGAAACAACACACCGTGTTTGTGGGCTACTTCACCAATAGCCTGAATCGGTTGGAGGACGCCCGTTTCGTTGTTAGCCGCCATAACGGATATCAATAGCGTAGTCGGTTTAATCGCCCGTTCGACCTGATCTGCCGTAATGAGTCCATCGCTGTCTGGCCGAAGACAGGTGATCTCCGCACCCTGCCGGGCCATATGTTCGCAGGTATCCAGAACGGCTTTATGTTCGGTTGCAATGGTGATGAAGTGGTTGCCTCGCTGCCGGTTTGCTTCCCATACCCCTTTAAGGCCCAGGTTGATCGACTCAGTTGCCCCACTCGTAAAGGCCACCTCTTTCGGATCGGCATCCAACAGACGGGCGAGCTGCTTCCGGGCTTTATCAACGGCCTCTTCCGCTTTGGCACCGAAGACATGCGTGCGCGATGCCGCATTACCGAAATGCAAGCCGAAGTAAGGCAGCATACTTTCCAGTACAACGGGGTCAACAGGTGTGGTGGCGTTATAATCGAAGTAAGCCGGGTAGTTCATTATCGTCCTGGTTTGTTGTTATGACACCATTCGACCATTGGAAATTCAGATAGATTAATTTTTTTGCCAGTCAATGTTTTATAAGGTGCTAAGGACAGACCAGCAAAAGTACGTACACGCCAGTTTTTATCGTCTAAAAGCCAAAATGCAGCGTTATAGTAGCCTGACAGTTTAATGATAGAGGTTGAAACGTAATGGATTAGCAAAGTGCACATACACAATTCGTTAGCAGTCAGATTGAATTATTCTGTAAATTCGGTGTTTTTGACATACATTATTGCACGTACTCATGATTGAAAGACCCCTGACAGACTGGTTGCCTCTGACGATGAAAGAAGTCGAAAAGAGAGGTTGGGACGAAATTGATATCATCCTCGTATCGGGAGATGCATATGTAGATCACCCAGCTTTCGGTACCGCTGTAATTGGCCGCATCATGGAAAGCGAAGGTTTTCGCGTAGCCATTATCGCCCAACCCAACTGGAAAGACGATCTGCGCGACTTCAAAAAGTTTGGCAGGCCCAAATATTTCTTTGGCGTTACGGCCGGTTGCATGGACTCCATGGTTAACCACTACACGGCCAACAAACGCCTGCGCTCCAATGATTCCTATACGCCCGGTGGCGAAGCGGGCTTTCGGCCCGATTATGCCACTATCGTCTACACCAAAATCCTGAAAGAACTGTACCCCGATGTGCCGGTACTGCTGGGCGGCATTGAGGCCTCTCTACGTCGGGTGACTCATTATGACTATTGGCAGGATCGGTTAATGCCGTCCATTCTGGTCGATGCCGGGGCCGATATGCTGGTGTATGGTATGGGCGAGCAACCCCTCCGCGAAATTCTGAAACTGTCGCGGCAGGGCGTCCCGTTCTCGTCGATGCGGAACATAAACCAGGTGGCCTTTATGCACGACGCCAACAGCGAACTGCGCGATTATAACGAATGGAATTCGGTCGAGCTGGCGAGTCACGAGGTTTGTCTGGAAGATAAAATTAAATACGCGGCTAACTTCAAAATTGTTGAGGTTGAGTCGAATAAGTGGCAGGCTAACCGGATTCTTCAACAGGTTGGCGATCAGATACTGGTTATCAATCCGCCGTTCAAGACGATGGATGAGGTTGAAATTGATAAATCATTCGATCTGCCGTATACCCGTCTGCCCCACCCGAAATACAAAAAGCGGGGGCCAATTCCGGCCTATGACATGATCAAGTTCTCGGTCAACATGCACCGGGGCTGTTTTGGTGGTTGTAGTTTCTGTACTATTTCTGCGCA contains:
- a CDS encoding XdhC family protein, translating into MKEIKAIIDGYDHLDRHATQAALATVVRVEGSSYRRTGARMLVMSDGLWIGGISGGCLEGDALKRARLAIAKASPSKITYDTTTDDEHQIGVGLGCNGIIDVLFTPLDFTDKKNPVEVLKNCMNERRQTHVLITITGLEGNWPSIKEGEVIRYTNSASLDVLDHATLQAQLDEKIQARITKGVSAPYRFDSPDGQELDVFIEILSPEIHLVLWGHQYDVYPLTRLVKELGWRVTVVANPLKVNKKIVALVDEIVLPENFSTILFDAHTAVVLMTHDYKSDKQNLPKVLSTNAPYIGMLGPRVRSERIWAELADEGNPIDDADFSRIHAPVGLDIGAVSPEEIALSLAAEIRADFSSRNGTFLRLRESTIHVRE
- a CDS encoding cysteine desulfurase family protein, which gives rise to MNYPAYFDYNATTPVDPVVLESMLPYFGLHFGNAASRTHVFGAKAEEAVDKARKQLARLLDADPKEVAFTSGATESINLGLKGVWEANRQRGNHFITIATEHKAVLDTCEHMARQGAEITCLRPDSDGLITADQVERAIKPTTLLISVMAANNETGVLQPIQAIGEVAHKHGVLFHTDATQAVGKIPLSFASSPIDLLSLSGHKFYGPKGVGALVVRKSTMLTAQQDGGRHERGRRSGTLNVPGIVGIGEAARLCQLQLTNEASRISALRDQLEAGILAQLPNATVNGSRQFRLPNTTNICFAGLDGELLLLSLNELAVSNGSACTSASTDPSHVLKAMGLSDDLAYSSLRFSLGRFTTEAEVEAAIRHIVSVVNRLH
- a CDS encoding mycothiol transferase codes for the protein MEENKVDRRKFVSDLALYTIGAGALAVPKPGFSAPVVYAGNINHIGPQAGFSPQIGTLISMLDWVTNSVINYNSKLTVEQLDYLHDKESNTIGSLMLHLAATEVVYQDLTFHNLPDFSPANKDKWEVAMKLEDKAREQIKGNPLSYYKDAFAEVRATTKAEMKKRDDAWLLSGETKDWDWNNYCKWFHVTEHYANHRGQMTWYAKRIPK
- a CDS encoding DUF5990 family protein, which encodes MKQELALRIQLENPPADVDFSLQKGSGTNYTILQKQRSGTQALVFECTVAVKLGADNQPDFAGVVVQGTPANRFIYINIGKSAGQFDSIWSRRLKIPLKGITTEMIEETTDDSSLVLETKVPGTGKDGGPACGTVKPFNGWYLAANTSSTSSTVP
- a CDS encoding YgiQ family radical SAM protein → MIERPLTDWLPLTMKEVEKRGWDEIDIILVSGDAYVDHPAFGTAVIGRIMESEGFRVAIIAQPNWKDDLRDFKKFGRPKYFFGVTAGCMDSMVNHYTANKRLRSNDSYTPGGEAGFRPDYATIVYTKILKELYPDVPVLLGGIEASLRRVTHYDYWQDRLMPSILVDAGADMLVYGMGEQPLREILKLSRQGVPFSSMRNINQVAFMHDANSELRDYNEWNSVELASHEVCLEDKIKYAANFKIVEVESNKWQANRILQQVGDQILVINPPFKTMDEVEIDKSFDLPYTRLPHPKYKKRGPIPAYDMIKFSVNMHRGCFGGCSFCTISAHQGKFVASRSEKSVLKEVEEITKHPEFKGYISDLGGPSANMYKMKGKDESICARCQSPSCIHPVICSNLDTSHKPMTELYRKVDANPKIKKAFVGSGVRYDLLVDDFNKNNADGNHDEYMEQLVTRHVSGRLKVAPEHTSDDTLRVMRKPSFKYFKLFKQKYDKIQEKHNLKQPLIPYFISSHPGCEEQDMANLAAETKDLGFQLEQVQDFTPTPMTVAEVIYYSGVHPYTLKPVKTAKTREEKQAQNNYFFWYKPEYKNWIRNRLNQLKRPDLVERLLGGSKNEYNKPKYSGNYAGKKKGQSK